The genomic window CCTATATAAAGATATCTTCAGGATCTCCCTTCTCACAGCCTATAACCTCTCTTTTAAAATACTTTTTAGTTCTGAATGTGTAGATTATGATCGAATCTTCCTCGGGATCCATCACTTTCCAAAGATCCAATTTCAAAGCTTCAAGCTGAGACAAGGTCAGCTCCCCTTCGAAAACAGAAAGCTGAACCCATGTTAAATAACGCCTGCAAATTTTATGAAATTTATTAACCCTTTTTTCTCCCGCGTCATAAACAAGTATCACAAACATTTACCTCGTCCTCACAAAAGGAGTATAAACTTCATCCATGAGAATATGCTTATAAATCTTATAGCACTCAAGCCGAATCAAGCGTCTATAAGAAACTTTTCTACGCAGCCGCTTATGCTTAATAGT from Synergistota bacterium includes these protein-coding regions:
- the cas2 gene encoding CRISPR-associated endonuclease Cas2, translating into MFVILVYDAGEKRVNKFHKICRRYLTWVQLSVFEGELTLSQLEALKLDLWKVMDPEEDSIIIYTFRTKKYFKREVIGCEKGDPEDIFI